A single genomic interval of Pyrus communis chromosome 5, drPyrComm1.1, whole genome shotgun sequence harbors:
- the LOC137734927 gene encoding uncharacterized protein, which produces MASKSNPKAENMKRFYRQRKSSSIGGTSKTKKSQSAAHPKATAVSFGSDVFSHGSPDLKVDYDEQEELLWQFDMNMAYGPCLGMTRLARLERACSLGMNPPKEVENLLKGGKVCSECLWDGRI; this is translated from the exons ATGGCGtcaaaatcaaatccaaaagcAGAGAATATGAAGCGTTTCTACAGGCAAAGGAAAAGCAGTAGCATTGGTGGTACCTCTAAGACGAAAAAATCCCAATCGGCCGCTCACCCAAAAGCTACTGCTGTCTCTTTCGGCTCAGATGTATTTTCACACGGCTCTCCAGACCTCAAAG TCGATTATGACGAGCAAGAAGAGCTATTGTGGCAATTTGATATGAACATGGCATATGGACCGTGCCTTGGGATGACCAGACTTGCACGGTTGGAGCGGGCTTGCAGTCTAGGAATGAACCCTCCTAAAGAAGTGGAGAATCTTTTGAAGGGTGGCAAAGTTTGCTCTGAGTGCTTGTGGGATGGTCGCATTTAG